ACGAACAACATCGCTGCTGCTCGGGCCGTAGCAAATGCAGTAAGATCGACCTTGGGACCGAAGGGAATGGACAAGATGCTTGTCGATTCCATGGGGGACGTCGTCATCACGAACGATGGGGTTACGATCCTGAAGGAGATAGAGATACAGCACCCGGCGGCCAAGATGGTGGTCGAGGTCGCAAAGACCCTGGACAGTGAGTGCGGGGACGGGACGACATCTTCAGTCATCATGGCAGGTGAACTCCTGAAGAATGCCGAATCACTCATCGAACAGCATATTCACCCTACAATAATCGCGAACGGGTACAAGTTGGCTGCCGCAGAGGCACTGAACATTCTGGATACTATTGCTGTTCCCGTCACAGCCGAGGACGTCAAGATGCTGACCAAGGTTGCCATGACCGCGATGACCGGGAAAAGTGTGGGCGGACAGAGGGACTTCCTGGCCGACCTTAGTGTCCAGGCTATTAAAACAATCGCCGAAAAGAACAAAGCTGGCAAGTGGACCGTCGATGTCGACAACATCAAGGTGGAGAAGAAGACCGGCGGATCGATCGCCGACACCGAGATCATTAACGGGATCGTGCTCGATAAGGAACGCGTCCACCCGAGGATGGCCAAACAGGTCAACAACGCCAAGATAGCCTTGATTTCCGTCGCCCTCGAGATCAAGAAGACCGAGGTCGAGGCCAAGATCCAGATAACCGATCCGAGCCAGATGCAACGCTTCCTCGACGAGGAAGAGGCAACCCTGAAGAGGATGGTCGATAAGATAAAGAACGCAGGTGCCAACGTGGTGTTCTGCCAGAAGGGCATCGACGACCTGGTGCAGCATTACTTGGCCAAGCAGGAGATCTTCGCTGCCAGGCGGCTCAAGGAGTCGGACATGGAAAAGATAGCCAAGGCCACCGGGGCCAACGTTGTCGGCAATATCGACGAGCTGAACGCCACCGACCTGGGGACAGCCAGCATGGTGGAGGAGAAGAAGATCGGTGAGGCGGAGATGACCTTCATAACCGGCTGTAAGAACCCGAAGGCCATATCGGTGATCATCAGAGGAGGAACGGAGCATGTCATCGACGAGGTCGAGCGGGCATTGCACGACTCGCTTCGTGTAGTCGGAATCGCGCTGGAGGATGGTAAAGTGGTTCCGGGCGGCGGAGCACCCGAGATCGAACTGTCGCTGAGGCTCGCATCCTTCGCGACCACGATCGGAGGGAGGGAGCAGCTGGCCATCGAGGCCTTCGCCAACGCCATGGAGGTCATTCCAAGGGCGCTAGCGGAGAATGCAGGACTGGACGTCATAGATGTGGTCATCCAGATGAAGAGCGCGCATGAGAGGAAGAACGGCAAGAACATGGGCATCAACCTGGACACTGGAAGGGCGGACGATATGTTGAACCTCAACGTCATCGAGCCGCTCCGCGTCAAGACCCAGGCGGTGAAATCAGCCACGGAGGTCGCCAGCATGATACTGAGGATCGACGACGTAATCGCCTCCAGGAAGGCACCCCCGATGCCGCCAGGCGCACAGGGTGGAATGCCGCCAGGAATGGGCATGCCAGGCATGATGTAGGCGCATCATCCAGTACAAACCTCGATGCTAAAATGGGGCCTACAAGGCCCCTCTTATTCTTTCCTCCACATGTTCTACCGGACCCATGGTGTTCTCAAAGGGACAAATACTGCCTCTAGGTGATTGAAGGGATCCAATCAGAGATAACAAGAGATGAACCGAAAACCCTGCACCTGTCTTCTCTGCCCAATAACTATATCCGAGCTGCTCCAAACGATAGACCGGGAAGGAAGATCGAATGTCACCAGGAGCAACGTTAAGAGCCATTGTGCTGACAGCAGACAAGTTCGAGGATCTCGAGGTCCTTTATCCATACTTCCGGCTTCTCGAGGAAGGGATCCACGTGGATATCTCTGCTCCGAAGAAGGAGCAGATCCATGGCGAGCATGGATATGGCGTCGAACCGACGAAAACGTTCGACGAAGTGGATCCAGAAGAATACGAGATGCTTATCTTACCTGGAGGCGATCCCAATGGAGCGCCTAGGACGGTGCGAATGCATCCGCGGGCTCAGGCGATCGCTCGCGAATTCATGCAGAAGAACAAGCCGGTGGCATCCATTTGCCATGGACCATATACGCTCATCTCGGCAGGCGTAGTCCAGGGGAGAAAGATGACCTCCTTCTGGGGAGATGGTGTTCCCCAGGAACTCGAAAAGGCAGGGGCCCAATATAGCGACGCCGAAGTCGTTGTTGACGGCAATCTCGTCACATCACGGTTTCCGGGCGATCTGCCAGCGTTCATGCGTGAACCAATGAAGTTACTCCACGAAATGAGATAAGCCAACCCTCTCCTTCCACGGTATGCTCCTTGCAGAATTCATTGATCTGCTGCACTCCCCATCTAAGTCATTCCAATGTTCATTCGTGTTAAACAAAGACAAGACAGCACATTGCTAACAAATTCTAAATGTTCAATCAAAGCGGACTTCGAATGGAAATAAATACTGGCTGATGACTTGATTTTCCGTGGTGCATCTTCATGGTTGCTGCAGATGATGAAGCGATCAAAGGATCGATAGCAAAGGAACTACGAGGCTCCATAAGGGGAGAGATCCTCCTTCCGGATGAAAACGGCTACGATCAGGCAAGAAAGGTCTGGAACGGGATGATCGACCGGCAACCGGCCGTGATCGTCAGATGCCGCGGTGCCAGTGACGTCATGAAGGCGGTGAGGTTCGCCCGGCAGCATGAATTGGTCGTCTCGGTCAGAGGTGGTGGCCACAATGTCACCGGAAATGCGGTCAACGACAATGGAATGATGATCGATCTATCCAATATGAAGAGCGTGAGGGTGGATCCGGTCGAACGGACGGCGTGTGTCGAGCCAGGAGCGACGTGGAGGGAATTCGACCTTGAAGCCCAGGCTTTCGGTCTTGCCACCACCGGAGGCCTTGTATCCTCGACCGGGGTCGCCGGCTTCACCCTCGGAGGCGGAATAGGTTGGCTGGTGCGCAAATATGGCCTATCCCTCGACAATCTGACCTCGGTCGATCTGGTCACAGCCGAGGGGGAGATCGTTTCTGCGAACATGAACGAGAACGCAGACCTGTTCTGGGGATTGAGAGGAGGGGGCGGTAATTTCGGCATCGTGACCTCCTTCGAGTTCCAACTGCATCCAGTGGGCCCGATGGTGATGGGAGGCATGGTCCTTCACCGTGCGAGCGATGCCGAGGAATTGCTGAGGTTCTTCAGGGACTTCGCAAATAGCATTCCTGACGATTTGACTAGTTTGATAGTGTTCCTCACTGCCCCTCCGCTACCATTCATTCCGAGCGAACTTGTCGGCACCCATATGGTCGCAGTTGCGGTCTGTTATGCCGGACCAGTGGACGAAGGGCGGCAGGTCCTAGAGCCGCTGAAGAAGTTCGGCAGACCGGTGGCGGATCTGATAGAGGAGATGCCATACGTCTTCCTGCAATCATTCCTGGATGATACTGCCCCGCCGGGTATCCGTAACTACTGGAAGACCGCCTACCTGAAGGCGCTGGACGATGAGACGATAAAGACCTACCTGAAGTTCGGTGAGCGGATCCCTTCGCCCATCTCCTCGGTCCACATCCATCATCTAGGAGGCAAAATTCGTGACGTGGAAGATGGTGCCACTGCCTTCAGCAACCGCGATGCGGCGTTTGCCCTTAACATAGTCTCCGGGTGGCAAGAGGCCGGTGATGACGATATGAACATCAGGTGGTCAAGGGACTTCTTCAATGAAATGCAGAAGTTCTCTACAGGCGCGGCATACCTCAACTTCCTGGGAGAGGAAGGTCAGGAGAGGGTCATGGCCGCCTATGGCAAAGAGAAATACGAAAAGCTAGCGGCGTTGAAGAAGAAGTACGACCCGACCAATTTCTTCCATTTGAACCAAAACATCAAGCCGGCGCCCTAGAAGGACCGGCTTATGTGAGCGCGTTCAAACGTGCCAGGTCGACCCACGGAGGTATAATGGCTAACGCAGGATATTATTTCGAAGTCATAATGATTCATGATCCTGTCGCTCCCATCTCTTCTTTTTCATTGCGATCGGCTCGCAATGGCCTATCATTGAAGTAAGAGGGTCCGCGAGTCTAACGCATCATCCAGGATGGATTATTGGATAAGGATCGTTGCCTTCCCCGTTACTCCAATCAACGGACAGAGAGAGATTGATTTGAATTAACAAAGAATGGCAATGTAACGGATATTCATTGAATCAACTTGATCTTGATCTTATAGCTCTCCCAAAACACCAACCAATTTCGTAATTTTTTTCGATAACGATTCAATAGCCAGCAAAGCCTCGATTTCGTCCATATCTCCTTTTGATGCTTTGCCAGCGACGGAGCTGATATCCCCGAAGGTCTTGCATATCACGTTCTGGATGCCATCCAAGATGAGGGTGACATCTTGCGACTTAGTATCCTTCGGAATGCCAATTTCCGATATTTTCGCCATGGTTATTCTCCAGACCGATTGATCCTAGAAATAATAGTGCCGTGATCTTAAGAAATATCTTTCCCTTAAAATATCGAATTCAAAATGTCTTGGAAAGGATGCGATTCACTCACTGGTCCTTGCTCGACCCGATAGATGGTGGCATGTCAGGAAGACCGAAAGCTCCATCTCAATTTGCCCTTGACCGATTCCCTCATGGAAACCTAATGCTTTTCAATATCGATGCCATCCCATCGGTGTATGGCGATCATCAAGGATACAAAAGGACAGGCATTCCTTCTGATCGCGATCATGTTCGTCGTTTTGATGGACGGCCTCGATGCGTCGATCGTGAACGTCGCGTTGCCCTCCATAGCTTCGGCGTTTGAGATTGATACCAGCACCGCAGGATGGGTCTCGGTGACCTATTTCATGATGATGGCCGGACTGCTCCTGGCGTTCGGCAGGCTGGCTGACCGCGGCATAATCAAGAGGATGCTCGTGGCTGGGTTGATCATGTTCTCGATATTCTCTTTGGCCTGTGGGGTGTCGTCCTCGATCGAGATGCTGCTGGTGAGCCGGATTTTCCAGGGGGTCGGTGCTGCCATCATGGGCGCCTCCGCGCCTCTGCTGTGCGTGAGGTTCCTTCCGGCGAACAAGCTGGGGGTCGGCCTGGGCATCGTCACCATGGGCGCTTCCATCGGATATGCGTCTGGTCCCGCATTGGGTGGCATCATAACGGAATATCTTTCCTGGCACTGGATCTTCCTCATCAACATCCCAATAGGTTTGGCGGGCATCGCCTTCTTGATGAAGGCCATACCAAAGGATGAGGGATATGTGAGGTCCTACTTCGACCTGCCTGGGTCGCTGCTTATGTTCATGGCCGTCCTGGCTGGCGTGTTCGCCTTGGAACGTTTCACACATATCGGATTGGGAAACGTACAGATCATATCTGCCACCGCCATATGTATATCGGCCTTCGCCCTGTTCATCATTTGGGAACGGAGATGCAGGACCCCGATACTGAACCCCATGATCTTCAGGTCCCGGGAGTTCGCCTTTGTTTTCGCGGCGTTCCTGCTCATCAACCTGACCGCCACCGGGATGTGGTATCTGACTCCATTCTATCTTTCCCTGGGCATGGGGTTCGACGCCGCGATCTGCGGGGTTTACCTTTTCGTACCCGCCGCCATCACATTGATGATCAGCGCTCCGATCGGCAAATGGTCCGACCGCACGGGGCGTCGCTGGTTCAGTGTCATCTCATGTGCGTCGATGGCCCTGACCAGCGGCATCCTGGTCTTCATCGATCCGGGGATGGGCACTTTCCCTTTGATAATCGCTTTGGTCCTCATGGGCATCATCTGGGGATTTTCCGGAGGTCCGGCCGCCAGCCGCATCGTTGAAAAGATCGACAATGAGGAGAAAGGAACGGGGGCTGCCCTTATCGCCGTAGCGGGTTATCTTGGAGGAGCGATCGGGACCGCTTCCTTCGCCGCGTTCTTCTCGGTGATGAACGGTTCCGGTAATACTCCGTTTCCCGAATTGCCCCTTTCGACGTTCATGGAAGGGTTCCACGGTGTGATGATCATAGGGGTCGTTCTTGCGATACTCGCGGCCGTTCTATCGGCCGTGGTCAGGGATAATAAGAACGCTGAGCCATGAGGGGGCTCGGACCGGCGACCAAGATTCGATTTCGGCAATGGTCACGAGATCAAAAAAATGGTCGAAGGAATCCATCTCCCAAGTATACCTTTGACATTGGAGGGTTTGTGATGACCGGCCCCTTTTTCGCAAGGTTGCCGGTCACCATACGGTGCTGAGGCCATTATTGCCCGATTCGGCCCGCTTTGCCACCTCTTGCGTGTCAAAGACGTTGGTAATAGGCGCTCTCATGGACGCCGTCGTATTGATCCCAGACCGCTATGGCCCTGCCATTGCCGGACATGGCCAACTGCGGGGCCTTGGCATTTCCCGCTCCCGTCTCCAGCAGTATTACCGGACCCCAGGCTCCGCCGGTGGATCGGACGGCGTAGATGCTGTTTGGCGCACCGCTGTTGCTCCCATCTGATTCTCCCCAGATGAGCATGGCGTTGCCGTTGCTGTCCATGGCCACCTGTGGCTTGCCTTGGGTCTGGCCGCTCGCCAGGAGCTTGGAGGCCGACCAGGCCCCGGCGGAGAACCGCTTGGCATAGGTCTTATCCCCCAAGGCATCCGTATGCTGATCGAAGACCACTATTACGTTTCCATTGCTGTCCATGGCGACATTGGCCCCGCTAGCCTTCTGCGCACCACGTTCCAGGAGCCAAGCGGGCCCCCAGGCTCCCGACGCGTAATCATTGATGTATATGCTTTGGACCTGATTCGCGTTGTCCATCTGCTGCCACACCACCACGGCGTTGCCGCGATTGTCCATGGCCACCTGAGGTCCTGATGCATCCCCGGTTCCGGTCTCCAGCAGTGCCACTGCGCCCCATGATCCGGCGGAGAACCGTTTGGCGTAAATGCTCAGATGGGAGGAACTATCCAGCTGGGACCACACCACTGTCGTGCTGCCAATGTTGTCCATGGCCACCTGTGGCCCCCAAACACTGCCTGATCCGGTCTCCAACAACGTGACCGTTCCCCAAGTTCCGGCGGAGAGACGCTTGGCGTAGAGGCTCAGGTGGTTCGTGCTATCGTATTGTTGCCACACCACCACGGCGTTGCCGTTGCTGTCCATTGCCACTTGAGGGCTCCATACATCCCCGGTTCCTGTCTCCAACAACGTCACCGTTCCCCATGCTCCAGCAGAAAGACGCTTGGCGTAGAGGCTCAGGTGGTTCGTGCTATCGTATTGTTGCCACACCACCACGGCGTTGCCGTTGCTGTCCATTGCCACTTGAGGGCTCCAAGCCTCCCCAGTTCCGGTCTCGAGGAGCGTGACCGCTCCCCAAGTTCCGGCAACATTCCTTCTGGCATATATGCTGTTATGAGCACCATC
The Methanomassiliicoccales archaeon DNA segment above includes these coding regions:
- the thsB gene encoding thermosome subunit beta, producing MSNGQQIIVLREGTERTKNRDAQTNNIAAARAVANAVRSTLGPKGMDKMLVDSMGDVVITNDGVTILKEIEIQHPAAKMVVEVAKTLDSECGDGTTSSVIMAGELLKNAESLIEQHIHPTIIANGYKLAAAEALNILDTIAVPVTAEDVKMLTKVAMTAMTGKSVGGQRDFLADLSVQAIKTIAEKNKAGKWTVDVDNIKVEKKTGGSIADTEIINGIVLDKERVHPRMAKQVNNAKIALISVALEIKKTEVEAKIQITDPSQMQRFLDEEEATLKRMVDKIKNAGANVVFCQKGIDDLVQHYLAKQEIFAARRLKESDMEKIAKATGANVVGNIDELNATDLGTASMVEEKKIGEAEMTFITGCKNPKAISVIIRGGTEHVIDEVERALHDSLRVVGIALEDGKVVPGGGAPEIELSLRLASFATTIGGREQLAIEAFANAMEVIPRALAENAGLDVIDVVIQMKSAHERKNGKNMGINLDTGRADDMLNLNVIEPLRVKTQAVKSATEVASMILRIDDVIASRKAPPMPPGAQGGMPPGMGMPGMM
- a CDS encoding type 1 glutamine amidotransferase domain-containing protein yields the protein MSPGATLRAIVLTADKFEDLEVLYPYFRLLEEGIHVDISAPKKEQIHGEHGYGVEPTKTFDEVDPEEYEMLILPGGDPNGAPRTVRMHPRAQAIAREFMQKNKPVASICHGPYTLISAGVVQGRKMTSFWGDGVPQELEKAGAQYSDAEVVVDGNLVTSRFPGDLPAFMREPMKLLHEMR
- a CDS encoding FAD-binding oxidoreductase produces the protein MVAADDEAIKGSIAKELRGSIRGEILLPDENGYDQARKVWNGMIDRQPAVIVRCRGASDVMKAVRFARQHELVVSVRGGGHNVTGNAVNDNGMMIDLSNMKSVRVDPVERTACVEPGATWREFDLEAQAFGLATTGGLVSSTGVAGFTLGGGIGWLVRKYGLSLDNLTSVDLVTAEGEIVSANMNENADLFWGLRGGGGNFGIVTSFEFQLHPVGPMVMGGMVLHRASDAEELLRFFRDFANSIPDDLTSLIVFLTAPPLPFIPSELVGTHMVAVAVCYAGPVDEGRQVLEPLKKFGRPVADLIEEMPYVFLQSFLDDTAPPGIRNYWKTAYLKALDDETIKTYLKFGERIPSPISSVHIHHLGGKIRDVEDGATAFSNRDAAFALNIVSGWQEAGDDDMNIRWSRDFFNEMQKFSTGAAYLNFLGEEGQERVMAAYGKEKYEKLAALKKKYDPTNFFHLNQNIKPAP
- a CDS encoding MFS transporter, producing MAIIKDTKGQAFLLIAIMFVVLMDGLDASIVNVALPSIASAFEIDTSTAGWVSVTYFMMMAGLLLAFGRLADRGIIKRMLVAGLIMFSIFSLACGVSSSIEMLLVSRIFQGVGAAIMGASAPLLCVRFLPANKLGVGLGIVTMGASIGYASGPALGGIITEYLSWHWIFLINIPIGLAGIAFLMKAIPKDEGYVRSYFDLPGSLLMFMAVLAGVFALERFTHIGLGNVQIISATAICISAFALFIIWERRCRTPILNPMIFRSREFAFVFAAFLLINLTATGMWYLTPFYLSLGMGFDAAICGVYLFVPAAITLMISAPIGKWSDRTGRRWFSVISCASMALTSGILVFIDPGMGTFPLIIALVLMGIIWGFSGGPAASRIVEKIDNEEKGTGAALIAVAGYLGGAIGTASFAAFFSVMNGSGNTPFPELPLSTFMEGFHGVMIIGVVLAILAAVLSAVVRDNKNAEP